In Phragmites australis chromosome 16, lpPhrAust1.1, whole genome shotgun sequence, one DNA window encodes the following:
- the LOC133895551 gene encoding isoamylase SU1, chloroplastic has product MAQLPCLSAARPLLALAVPPRRRQWHGPRGGVRRPNAAGRGVRADAGPVAAALEAEVDDEEVVVEERYALGGACKVFAGMPSPLGATALAGGVNFAVYSGGATAAALCLFTPEDLKANRVTEEVPLDPLVNRTGNVWHVFIQGGQLHTMLYGYRFDGVFAPERGQYYDVSNVVVDPYAKAVISRGKYGVPAPGGNCWPQMAGMVPLPYSTFDWQGDLPLRYHQKDLVIYEMHLRGFTKHDSSNTQHPGTYIGAVSKLDYLKELGVNCVELMPCHEFNELEYLSSSSKMNFWGYSTINFFSPMTRYSSGGINNCGHDAINEFKTFVREAHKRGIEVIMDVVFNHTAEGNENGPILSFRGIDNSTYYMLAPKGEFYNYSGCGNTFNCNHPVVREFVVDCLRYWVMEMHVDGFRFDLASIMTRGCSLWDPVNVYGSPLEGDMITTGTPLVTPPLVDMISNDPVLGGVKLIAEAWDAGGLYQVGQFPHWNVWSEWNGKYRDTVRQFIKGTDGFAGAFAECLCGSPQLYQAGGRKPWHSVNFVCAHDGFTLADLVTYNNKYNLSNGEDNRDGENHNLSWNCGEEGEFASLSVRRLRKRQMRNFFVCLMVSQGVPMFYMGDEYGHTKGGNNNTYCHDHYVNYFRWDKKEEQSSDLYRFCRLMTKFRKECESLGLEDFPTAERLQWHGHRPGKPNWSEASRFVAFSMKDETKGEIYVAFNTSHLPVVVGLPERPGYRWEPVVDTGKPAPYDFLADDLPDRAFTIHQFSHFLNSNLYPMLSYSSIILVVRSDV; this is encoded by the exons ATGGCGCAGCTCCCCTGCCTCTCAGCCGCGCGCCCGCTGCTCGCGCTCGCAGTGCCCCCGAGGCGGAGGCAGTGGCACGGGCCACGCGGCGGCGTGCGACGGCCCAATGCGGCGGGGAGGGGGGTCCGGGCGGACGCGGGGCCCGTGGCCGCGGCGTTGGAGGCGGAGGTCGACgacgaggaggtggtggtggaagaGAGGTACGCTCTGGGCGGCGCGTGTAAGGTGTTCGCGGGAATGCCTTCGCCGCTGGGGGCCACCGCGCTCGCCGGCGGGGTCAACTTCGCCGTCTACTCCGGCGGCGCCACCGCCGCAGCGCTGTGCCTGTTCACGCCCGAGGATCTCAAGGCG AATAGGGTCACTGAGGAGGTTCCGCTTGATCCCCTAGTAAATCGGACGGGGAATGTGTGGCATGTCTTTATCCAAGGGGGGCAGCTGCACACCATGCTCTACGGGTACAGGTTTGATGGCGTGTTCGCCCCTGAGCGCGGTCAGTACTATGACGTGTCCAATGTCGTGGTGGATCCATATGCTAAG GCAGTGATAAGCCGAGGCAAATACGGTGTTCCGGCGCCTGGAGGCAATTGCTGGCCTCAAATGGCTGGCATGGTCCCTCTTCCATATAGTACG TTTGATTGGCAAGGCGACCTGCCCCTAAGATATCATCAGAAGGACCTTGTAATCTATGAAATGCATTTGCGTGGATTCACAAAGCATGATTCAAGCAACACCCAACATCCAGGAACATACATCGGTGCTGTCTCGAAGCTTGACTATCTGAAG gagcttggagtgaattgtGTAGAGTTAATGCCCTGCCACGAGTTTAACGAGCTGGAGTACCTCAGCTCCTCTTCCAA GATGAACTTTTGGGGATATTCTACGATAAACTTTTTCTCACCAATGACAAGATATTCGTCAGGTGGCATAAACAACTGTGGGCATGATGCCATAAATGAATTCAAAACTTTTGTACGAGAGGCCCACAAACGTGGAATTGAG GTGATCATGGATGTTGTCTTCAACCATACAGCTGAGGGTAATGAGAATGGCCCAATATTGTCATTTAGGGGGATAGATAACAGTACGTACTACATGCTTGCACCTAAG GGGGAGTTTTATAATTATTCTGGTTGTGGAAATACCTTCAATTGTAATCATCCTGTGGTCCGTGAATTTGTCGTTGATTGCTTGAG ATACTGGGTAATGGAAATGCATGTTGATGGTTTTCGTTTTGATCTTGCATCTATAATGACCAGAGGATGCAG TCTGTGGGATCCAGTTAATGTGTATGGAAGTCCATTGGAAGGTGACATGATCACAACTGGGACACCTCTTGTTACTCCACCACTAGTTGACATGATCAGCAATGACCCAGTTCTTGGAGGTGTCAAG CTCATTGCTGAAGCATGGGATGCAGGAGGCCTCTATCAAGTAGGTCAATTTCCTCACTGGAACGTTTGGTCAGAGTGGAATGGGAAG TATCGTGACACTGTGCGTCAGTTCATTAAAGGCACGGATGGATTTGCTGGTGCTTTTGCTGAATGTCTATGTGGAAGTCCACAGTTATACCAG GCAGGGGGGAGAAAACCTTGGCACAGTGTCAACTTTGTCTGTGCACATGATGGATTTACACTGGCTGATTTGGTAACATACAATAACAAGTACAACTTGTCGAATGGCGAGGACAACAGAGATGGAGAAAATCATAATCTTAGCTGGAATTGTGGGGAG GAAGGAGAATTTGCAAGCCTGTCAGTCAGAAGATTGAGGAAGAGGCAAATGCGCAATTTctttgtttgtctcatggttTCTCAA GGAGTTCCAATGTTCTACATGGGTGATGAATACGGCCATACAAAAGGAGGGAACAACAATACATACTGCCATGACCATTAT GTCAACTATTTCCGTTGGGATAAAAAGGAAGAACAATCCTCCGACTTGTACAGATTTTGCCGCCTCATGACCAAATTCCGCAA AGAATGTGAGTCTCTTGGTCTTGAGGACTTCCCAACGGCAGAACGGTTGCAATGGCACGGTCATCGGCCTGGGAAGCCTAACTGGTCGGAGGCAAGCCGATTCGTCGCCTTCTCCATG AAGGATGAAACCAAAGGCGAGATCTATGTGGCCTTCAACACCAGCCACCTGCCGGTGGTCGTCGGACTTCCAGAGCGCCCAGGGTACCGATGGGAACCGGTGGTGGATACAGGCAAGCCAGCACCGTATGACTTCCTCGCTGATGACCTACCAGACCGCGCTTTCACCATCCACCAGTTCTCTCATTTCCTCAACTCCAATCTCTACCCTATGCTCAGCTATTCCTCCATCATCCTTGTAGTGCGCTCTGATGTTTGA
- the LOC133895188 gene encoding uncharacterized protein LOC133895188 yields the protein MLDWWWAGGSDPRWTYVGPGVRVGEPFPRNFIRTRERRGAGKLPREGRAMAQWGSAASLDRWIGQWRCRSPPSPRRASVPPVPPRQARRLWRIGCASVPRELGATAEAELADGASSLALGTHAIMQADSSPRVFVTRPKEEGVVCEGCSGAGWLLCDFCKGKKKNVKSEGSRVYRRCPTCKAAGYILCPRCRVYKCITFPGSNES from the exons ATGCTGGACTGGTGGTGGGCCGGTGGTAGTGATCCGAGGTGGACTTACGTGGGGCCGGGTGTCAGAGTAGGAGAGCCATTCCCTCGCAATTTTATCCGCACGAGGGAGCGGCGGGGAGCGGGCAAGCTCCCGCGGGAAGGCAGAGCAATGGCGCAATGGGGCAGCGCGGCGAGTCTGGACCGTTGGATAGGGCAGTGGCGCTGCaggtcgccgccgtcgccgcgccgggCGTCGGTGCCGCCCGTGCCGCCGCGACAGGCAAGGAGGCTGTGGAGGATCGGCTGCGCGTCCGTCCCACGGGAGCTCGGCGCCACGGCGGAGGCGGAGCTAGCAGACGGCGCG AGCTCGCTTGCTTTAGGAACTCATGCTATCATGCAAGCTGATTCTTCTCCACGCGTCTTCGTGACTCGTCCCAAGGAAGAAGGTGTAGTGTGCGAAGGGTGCAGCGGCGCAGGGTGGCTGCTCTGCGACTTCTgcaaggggaagaagaagaacgtCAAGTCCGAGGGCAGCCGAGTGTACCGTCGCTGCCCGACCTGCAAAGCT GCGGGCTACATTCTGTGCCCAAGATGCAGGGTGTACAAGTGCATCACCTTCCCAGGCAGCAATGAATCATGA